The DNA region AGCCGGGGACTTATTCTTGCTCTTACTGCTAGTTTTATTGTTCTCTTCTTGAACTCCAAACAAATTCTCATTCCTACTACAAATGCTCTTCTTAGAACTCTCCCCAAAATTGAGTATCTCCCCATTCCTCACGTTTCTACTTCCATTAAGCCCGGATTCTGAAAAGTTCAATTCTTTAGTAAGAAACCCCTGTGTTTGTTGCTGTGGATTTTCAGTTATAGTACTGGAAATTGGTTTTTCATGACCAAAACCAATTTGCTTGCTAGTATTATCATTGAATGAATCCTTTATATCCACAGAAGACGAAGTAGGGTCGATCAACCAAAGGGCTGATGGGTCATTCTCGGCCAAGGCCCAGGAGCCAGATCCTGAGCCCGAAACCATTTGTCCTCCATTgaaattgaacaaaaatctaACCTTGTTCATGAGATCTGAACTCTGAAAAATCAGTTCAACGGAACCAAGCTCAACAACTCCCGTTGCCAATGGAATGCACACAAGGGTTTGAAGCCCGAAACTCTGTGCCTGTCGGGCCCGCTCACAGTGAGATGCGGCAAGCCTCTCCGCGCCAATCACCCAGACTGAGTTGGAGCTGTAAAAAGCTTGCCCCGGAATCCCAGACCCGTCGACGAAGCATTGAGTCATAGAAATCAGGAAAAACCATTCAGCATCAGTAACCTCTTCATCAACGGTGTTATCTGCCAGATCCTGAGATCCCGACACCAAAGAATTCAGCTCCCTGAGAACCCTCTTCCGGTGCTCCTGCTCCGCAGGTGACGAAGCCGTTTTGCGCTTCATTTTGTTCTCTTCGTTCTTGTAATACCCGTCCCCCCAGCCCAAAACATATGAGCCACCATATTCAGCAACAGAAGACTGCCAGAATATGGCATAAGTCCAGCTCTCGTGAGAGCCTTCAATCAAGGCCAGAAGACGTTGCTGCAGCGTTTCCTGATTGAAAAACTGCCCAACGGACGTGGGTTTGGATAGGTCCATTGACGGCAGAGGATTTGGAGTATGAGATGCATAGGTAGAAGGCCAAAAGGAAGACGGATCAGAAGTCGAAGACGGGATCCCATCCATCGCCCAGAAATCATCGCCACCTCCCATCGCTGTAGAATTTGCGGATGACAAGTATTTACCCACAGAGTCGTCTC from Primulina tabacum isolate GXHZ01 chromosome 14, ASM2559414v2, whole genome shotgun sequence includes:
- the LOC142524175 gene encoding transcription factor MYC2-like; the encoded protein is MGGGDDFWAMDGIPSSTSDPSSFWPSTYASHTPNPLPSMDLSKPTSVGQFFNQETLQQRLLALIEGSHESWTYAIFWQSSVAEYGGSYVLGWGDGYYKNEENKMKRKTASSPAEQEHRKRVLRELNSLVSGSQDLADNTVDEEVTDAEWFFLISMTQCFVDGSGIPGQAFYSSNSVWVIGAERLAASHCERARQAQSFGLQTLVCIPLATGVVELGSVELIFQSSDLMNKVRFLFNFNGGQMVSGSGSGSWALAENDPSALWLIDPTSSSVDIKDSFNDNTSKQIGFGHEKPISSTITENPQQQTQGFLTKELNFSESGLNGSRNVRNGEILNFGESSKKSICSRNENLFGVQEENNKTSSKSKNKSPASRGSNEEGVLSFTSGAILHSSGAVKIENGGGVESEHSDLEVSLVKEADSCKTVDLEKKPRKRGRKPANGREEPLNHVEAERQRREKLNQKFYALRAVVPNVSKMDKASLLGDAISYINELKSMLQCVEVEKDDLWNQLESVKRELASKGSATPKPKCEPKFSSNVVNTTMDMDVEVKIIGWDAMIRIQGSKKNHPAARLMMALKELDLDVHHASISVVKDLMIQQATVRMEGPFFTQDQLKKALIAKIAAS